Proteins from a genomic interval of Methanofollis formosanus:
- a CDS encoding NADH-ubiquinone oxidoreductase-F iron-sulfur binding region domain-containing protein, which translates to MRLKSKEALESYRASLPPKGGGAPAWVQICAGTGCLAFGSAAVREAFEEEARKRGMEIGVAFLADSTGCHGFCERGPLVVVHPAKIFYQQVKVEDVPEIFEKTVLNGEVIKRLLYRDPMTKERYQTAEKVPFYASQHRVVLKNTGHVNPFEIDDYIREGGYAGLAKALSMPSAEVVGVVKDSGLRGRGGGGFPTGVKWESAAVVEAPEKYVVANGDEGDPGAFMDRSLMEGDPHSVIEGMIIGGYAVGAGRGIIYVRNEYPLAVRHLTRAIEQAHEYGLLGEGVLGSNFDFDIEIFRGGGAFVCGESTALMTSVEGRAGVPRVKYIRSTEKGLWEAPTILNNVETWGNIPQILVHGAAWFRSMGTANSAGTKVFSLVGKIKNSGLVEVPMGIPLRTMIYEIGGGVLKDREFKAVQTGGPSGGCLPAERLDLPVDFDELLKAGSMMGSGGMIVMDDHTCMVNVAQYFIDFLVEESCGKCTPCREGLKAMQTLLHGLTSGTARPGDTALLREFAGHVRDTALCGLGKTAANPVLSTMHWFPEEYEEHEKEGFCRAGVCSGLYALEIDPALCTGCTLCAKVCPVDAATGEKKQTHRIDMEKCITCGSCIDVCPVRAVKVVREVT; encoded by the coding sequence ATGAGGCTGAAGAGTAAAGAGGCGCTTGAGTCCTACCGCGCCTCGCTGCCGCCGAAGGGAGGCGGGGCTCCGGCATGGGTGCAGATCTGCGCCGGCACCGGGTGTCTCGCCTTCGGGAGCGCCGCAGTGCGGGAGGCCTTCGAGGAGGAGGCCAGGAAGAGGGGTATGGAGATCGGGGTCGCCTTCCTGGCCGATTCCACCGGGTGCCACGGGTTCTGCGAGCGGGGGCCGCTGGTGGTGGTCCATCCGGCAAAGATCTTCTACCAGCAGGTGAAGGTCGAGGACGTCCCCGAGATCTTCGAGAAGACGGTCCTGAACGGCGAGGTGATCAAGCGCCTGCTGTACCGCGATCCGATGACGAAGGAGCGCTACCAGACCGCAGAGAAGGTGCCGTTCTATGCAAGCCAGCACCGGGTCGTCCTCAAGAACACCGGGCATGTCAACCCCTTCGAGATCGACGATTATATCCGTGAAGGGGGGTACGCCGGGCTTGCGAAGGCCCTCTCGATGCCGTCGGCAGAGGTGGTCGGGGTCGTGAAGGACTCCGGCCTTCGTGGCCGCGGGGGCGGCGGGTTCCCGACCGGCGTGAAATGGGAGTCGGCCGCCGTCGTCGAGGCGCCTGAAAAGTACGTCGTGGCCAACGGGGACGAGGGCGATCCCGGCGCCTTCATGGACCGCAGTCTGATGGAGGGCGACCCGCACAGCGTCATCGAAGGGATGATCATCGGCGGGTATGCCGTCGGCGCCGGCCGCGGGATCATCTATGTCAGGAACGAGTACCCACTCGCGGTCAGGCACCTGACCCGCGCCATCGAGCAGGCGCACGAGTACGGTCTCCTGGGTGAGGGGGTGCTCGGGAGCAATTTCGACTTCGATATCGAGATCTTCCGGGGCGGCGGGGCCTTCGTCTGCGGCGAGTCCACCGCCCTGATGACTTCCGTCGAGGGGAGAGCAGGTGTCCCGCGGGTCAAGTACATTCGTTCGACCGAGAAGGGCCTCTGGGAGGCGCCGACGATCCTCAACAATGTCGAGACCTGGGGGAATATCCCGCAGATCCTGGTGCACGGGGCCGCCTGGTTCAGGAGCATGGGCACCGCGAACAGCGCGGGGACCAAGGTCTTCTCGCTCGTCGGCAAAATCAAGAACAGCGGCCTTGTCGAGGTGCCGATGGGCATCCCGTTGCGCACGATGATCTACGAGATCGGCGGTGGGGTGCTGAAAGACCGCGAGTTCAAGGCCGTGCAGACCGGCGGACCGTCGGGGGGATGTCTGCCGGCAGAGAGACTCGATCTTCCCGTGGACTTCGATGAACTGCTCAAGGCCGGATCGATGATGGGGTCAGGCGGGATGATCGTGATGGACGACCACACCTGCATGGTCAACGTCGCCCAGTATTTCATCGATTTCCTGGTCGAGGAGTCGTGCGGCAAGTGCACGCCCTGCCGCGAGGGGCTCAAGGCGATGCAGACGCTCCTCCACGGTCTCACGTCCGGCACCGCGCGCCCCGGCGACACCGCATTGCTCAGGGAGTTTGCCGGGCATGTGCGTGACACCGCACTCTGCGGTCTGGGCAAGACCGCCGCCAACCCGGTGCTCTCGACGATGCACTGGTTCCCGGAGGAGTACGAGGAGCACGAGAAAGAGGGCTTCTGCCGGGCCGGGGTATGCAGCGGGCTGTACGCCCTTGAGATCGACCCCGCACTCTGCACTGGATGCACGCTCTGCGCCAAGGTCTGCCCGGTCGATGCCGCCACCGGGGAGAAGAAGCAGACGCACCGGATCGACATGGAGAAGTGCATCACCTGCGGTTCGTGCATCGACGTCTGTCCGGTGAGGGCGGTCAAGGTCGTGAGGGAGGTGACGTGA
- a CDS encoding 2Fe-2S iron-sulfur cluster-binding protein: MVEVTIDGQKTEVEKGTTALEAARALGIEVPTLCYHEGLPPDGNCRLCQVDVTELGRSKLVISCMYPIKRSVEINTNTPAVREARAFVLKLLLTRSPHSPVLQQLAEEYGVEPLDERFAPGGEPDLCIRCGRCVRACADLGNCLGFVGRGWEKEVNTPFREPTADCRGCAACAEVCPTGAIRVVEDEEAGTRTIWGRTFDLVACEVCGDLFATREQIEAVEPGYEMKGLRLLCPRCRRIAEAREVGAGVGSREEKKKE; the protein is encoded by the coding sequence ATGGTTGAAGTGACGATCGACGGGCAGAAGACCGAGGTCGAGAAGGGGACGACCGCCCTGGAGGCGGCGCGTGCCCTGGGCATCGAGGTGCCGACCCTCTGTTATCACGAAGGCCTGCCGCCGGACGGCAACTGCCGCCTCTGCCAGGTGGATGTGACCGAACTCGGCCGGAGCAAACTGGTCATCTCGTGCATGTACCCGATCAAGCGGTCGGTCGAGATCAACACTAACACGCCCGCGGTCCGCGAGGCCCGCGCCTTCGTGCTCAAACTTCTCCTCACCCGCTCGCCCCACTCGCCGGTCCTCCAGCAACTCGCCGAGGAATACGGCGTCGAACCCCTGGACGAACGCTTCGCGCCGGGGGGAGAACCCGACCTCTGTATCAGGTGCGGCCGGTGTGTGCGGGCCTGCGCCGACCTCGGGAACTGTCTCGGTTTTGTCGGGCGCGGATGGGAGAAGGAGGTGAACACGCCCTTCAGAGAACCGACCGCCGACTGTCGGGGGTGTGCGGCCTGTGCCGAGGTCTGCCCGACAGGAGCGATCCGGGTCGTCGAGGACGAGGAGGCGGGCACCAGGACGATCTGGGGACGGACCTTCGACCTGGTCGCCTGTGAGGTCTGCGGGGATTTGTTTGCGACGCGGGAGCAGATCGAGGCGGTGGAACCGGGGTACGAGATGAAGGGCCTGCGCCTCCTCTGTCCCAGGTGCCGGCGGATCGCCGAGGCGCGGGAGGTCGGGGCCGGCGTGGGGTCGCGCGAGGAGAAGAAGAAGGAATGA
- a CDS encoding 4Fe-4S dicluster domain-containing protein, which yields MEKTEHLLLITPDRCIGCGTCELACSLGHEEEFRPAVSRISVHRFEAGVNVPMTCLQCDKPACVAGCPTGALEKDTETGMVNVIASKCIGCRMCVMACPFGNISYSMAEKQPLKCDHCGGSPMCVEFCPTNAIEYLPADTATIRRKKAFSAKIAAGISEVEI from the coding sequence ATGGAAAAAACTGAGCACCTGCTGCTGATCACGCCTGACCGGTGTATCGGCTGCGGGACATGCGAACTGGCATGCTCGCTCGGGCATGAAGAAGAGTTTCGACCGGCGGTATCGAGGATCTCGGTCCACCGGTTCGAGGCCGGGGTGAACGTCCCGATGACCTGTCTGCAGTGCGACAAACCGGCGTGTGTGGCCGGGTGCCCCACCGGCGCCCTGGAAAAGGACACCGAGACCGGGATGGTCAATGTCATTGCGTCGAAGTGCATCGGGTGCCGGATGTGCGTGATGGCCTGTCCCTTCGGCAACATCTCGTACAGCATGGCGGAGAAACAACCGTTGAAATGCGACCACTGTGGCGGCAGTCCGATGTGCGTTGAGTTCTGCCCGACGAACGCCATCGAGTACCTGCCGGCAGACACGGCGACGATCCGGCGGAAGAAGGCGTTCTCGGCAAAGATTGCCGCCGGTATCTCGGAGGTGGAGATCTGA
- a CDS encoding aldehyde ferredoxin oxidoreductase family protein, translating to MYGWMGTVLRIDLGAGTVRKEALKKAFAEEFIGSRGLGEKYFMEEVDPTVDALSPENKLIFATGPLTGTMGVSTGRYDVVAKAPLNDTLASSNSGGYFGAEVKYAGYDLIIFEGKAAKPVYIWINNAAVEIRDASHLWGKTVYETDDALRIETDPEAEVACIGPAGENLVLFANIMNDKHRAAGRTGIGAVMGAKNLKAIAVRGTQGIKVADKNEFLSIIRDARKKIAENPVTSQGLPTYGSNVLVNIINEVGAFPTNNWREAYFDEANKISGETLTGEHLVHGKGCGSCVVGCGRVAKAHGRYQEVGEGPEYESAWSFGADCGIADMDAVLKANFLCNELGMDTISMGSTIACAMELADIGAIDPMQNGLEVRFGSSEALVELTRATAYREGFGNDLALGSYRLGEKYGHPELSMSVKKQEMPAYDPRAIQGIGLEYATSNRGGCHVRGYTISPEVLGLPMKLDPAVTEGKAEILKIFQDLTAALSSSGTCLFSSFAIGADEIAAELKATTGVDYTPERIMAIGEKIWNMERIFNIKNGYTAADDTLPPRLLNEPIPRGPAKGQVSRVPEMLPQYYKVRGWDEKGVPTQEKLEELGLAKMI from the coding sequence ATGTACGGCTGGATGGGGACGGTGCTCCGTATCGACCTTGGTGCGGGCACAGTCAGGAAAGAGGCACTGAAAAAGGCGTTTGCCGAGGAGTTCATCGGGTCCAGGGGACTTGGCGAGAAGTACTTTATGGAGGAGGTCGACCCGACGGTGGACGCCCTCTCGCCGGAGAACAAACTCATCTTCGCGACCGGTCCGCTGACCGGGACGATGGGCGTCTCGACCGGGCGCTATGATGTCGTTGCCAAGGCCCCGCTCAACGATACTCTGGCTTCGTCCAACTCGGGCGGGTACTTCGGTGCCGAGGTGAAGTACGCGGGCTACGACCTGATCATCTTTGAGGGGAAGGCCGCAAAGCCGGTGTATATCTGGATCAACAATGCCGCCGTCGAGATCAGGGACGCCTCGCACCTCTGGGGCAAGACCGTCTACGAGACCGACGACGCCCTGCGGATCGAGACCGACCCCGAGGCCGAGGTGGCCTGTATCGGCCCGGCCGGGGAGAACCTGGTTCTCTTCGCGAACATCATGAACGACAAGCACCGTGCCGCCGGAAGGACAGGGATCGGTGCGGTGATGGGCGCGAAGAACCTCAAGGCCATCGCCGTCCGTGGCACGCAGGGGATCAAGGTCGCCGACAAGAACGAGTTCCTCTCGATCATCAGGGACGCGAGGAAGAAGATCGCCGAGAACCCGGTCACCTCCCAGGGCCTGCCGACCTATGGGAGCAACGTCCTGGTCAACATCATCAACGAAGTCGGGGCGTTCCCGACGAACAACTGGCGCGAGGCCTACTTCGACGAGGCCAACAAGATCTCGGGAGAGACGCTCACCGGCGAGCACCTGGTTCACGGCAAGGGCTGCGGGAGCTGTGTGGTCGGGTGCGGCCGGGTGGCGAAGGCCCACGGACGATACCAGGAGGTCGGCGAGGGGCCGGAGTACGAGTCGGCATGGTCGTTCGGCGCGGACTGTGGGATCGCCGATATGGATGCCGTCCTGAAGGCGAACTTCCTCTGCAACGAACTCGGGATGGACACCATCTCGATGGGCTCGACGATCGCCTGTGCGATGGAACTCGCCGATATCGGGGCGATCGATCCGATGCAGAACGGTCTCGAGGTCAGGTTCGGGAGTTCGGAGGCGCTGGTCGAACTGACGCGGGCCACCGCCTACCGCGAGGGGTTCGGCAACGACCTGGCACTGGGCTCGTACCGTCTGGGCGAGAAGTACGGCCACCCCGAACTCTCGATGAGTGTCAAGAAGCAGGAGATGCCGGCCTACGATCCACGAGCGATCCAGGGGATCGGTCTGGAATACGCGACCTCCAACCGCGGCGGCTGCCATGTCCGGGGCTACACGATCTCTCCCGAGGTGCTGGGCCTCCCGATGAAGCTGGACCCGGCGGTCACCGAGGGGAAGGCGGAGATCCTCAAGATCTTCCAGGACCTCACCGCGGCGCTCTCCTCATCGGGCACCTGTCTCTTCTCTTCGTTTGCGATCGGTGCCGACGAGATCGCCGCCGAACTGAAGGCGACTACGGGGGTCGACTACACGCCCGAGCGGATCATGGCGATCGGGGAGAAGATCTGGAATATGGAGCGGATCTTCAATATCAAGAACGGCTACACCGCCGCGGACGACACCCTCCCGCCCAGACTGCTCAACGAACCGATCCCGCGGGGGCCGGCGAAGGGCCAGGTCAGCAGGGTGCCCGAGATGCTGCCTCAGTACTACAAGGTCCGCGGCTGGGACGAGAAAGGGGTTCCAACGCAGGAGAAACTGGAAGAACTCGGGCTGGCGAAGATGATCTGA
- a CDS encoding tRNA(Ile)(2)-agmatinylcytidine synthase, protein MLIGIDDTDSPAGMCTTYLGAVLVRKLEGAGVGVTETRLVRLNPNAPHKTRGNAAVCIRAEGDPETAFSIAEALVDDLADLSCENTNPGLVVAGEAPPPQFYWQAVRDFCTVSEAREVLDEVGALARGWKNCRGLIGATAAIASVLPDRTYELLAYRSADRFGTPRRVERASVFAAEAATWPHTWDSVDRKNRVVVCVPHTPDPVLYGIRGESPTWVKAAGGRIISEGAALAQIWVTNQGTDAHLVPGTIGALLDGRSYGVEATVAERATTGEGGHVEIAVRDDDEILRCMAYEPTKGFRDVVRALVPGDRVVVCGSYKHGSLNLEKIQIRETAEDVRYRPPLCPDCGKRMTSAGREKGYKCRRCGARAAEPEPVVSQRVIGPGWYEVPSTARRHLSKPLVRGEPGLREDEFD, encoded by the coding sequence ATGCTCATCGGTATCGACGACACCGACTCGCCCGCCGGGATGTGCACGACCTACCTGGGGGCCGTGCTGGTCAGGAAACTTGAAGGTGCGGGGGTCGGGGTCACGGAGACCAGGCTGGTCAGGCTCAACCCGAACGCTCCCCACAAGACGAGAGGGAACGCCGCGGTCTGTATCAGGGCCGAAGGGGATCCCGAGACGGCGTTCTCGATCGCCGAAGCGCTGGTGGACGACCTCGCCGATCTCTCCTGCGAGAACACCAACCCCGGCCTGGTGGTCGCCGGGGAGGCGCCGCCGCCGCAGTTCTACTGGCAGGCGGTGCGGGACTTCTGCACCGTCTCGGAGGCGCGGGAGGTCCTCGACGAAGTCGGGGCGCTCGCACGCGGGTGGAAGAACTGCCGGGGCCTGATCGGGGCGACGGCCGCGATCGCAAGCGTATTGCCCGACCGGACGTACGAACTCCTGGCCTACCGCTCCGCCGACCGCTTCGGCACGCCCCGAAGGGTGGAGCGCGCCTCGGTCTTCGCGGCCGAGGCGGCGACCTGGCCACACACCTGGGACTCGGTCGACCGGAAGAACCGGGTCGTCGTCTGCGTCCCTCACACGCCCGACCCGGTGCTCTACGGGATCAGGGGCGAGAGTCCGACCTGGGTGAAGGCGGCGGGCGGACGGATCATCTCGGAGGGGGCGGCCCTCGCACAGATCTGGGTCACGAACCAGGGGACCGACGCCCACCTCGTCCCCGGGACGATCGGCGCTCTCCTCGACGGCCGGTCGTATGGTGTGGAGGCCACGGTCGCGGAGCGGGCGACGACCGGCGAGGGCGGGCACGTCGAGATCGCGGTCCGCGACGACGATGAGATACTCAGGTGCATGGCCTACGAACCGACGAAGGGCTTCCGCGACGTGGTGCGGGCCCTGGTCCCCGGCGACCGGGTCGTCGTCTGCGGGAGCTACAAACACGGGAGCCTCAACCTGGAGAAGATCCAGATCAGGGAGACGGCGGAGGACGTTCGCTATCGCCCGCCCCTCTGTCCGGACTGCGGGAAGCGGATGACCTCGGCCGGACGGGAGAAGGGCTACAAGTGCCGCCGTTGCGGGGCGAGGGCGGCGGAGCCCGAGCCTGTCGTCTCCCAGAGAGTGATCGGCCCCGGGTGGTACGAGGTGCCGTCGACGGCGCGACGTCACCTCTCGAAGCCGCTGGTGCGCGGTGAACCGGGGTTGCGGGAGGATGAGTTCGACTGA